One window of Catonella massiliensis genomic DNA carries:
- the uvrB gene encoding excinuclease ABC subunit UvrB — protein sequence MDHFILHSEYAPTGDQPQAIEELVKGFKEGNQFQTLLGVTGSGKTFTMANVIAKLNLPTLVISHNKTLAAQLYGEFKEFFPENAVEYFVSYYDYYQPEAYVPSSDTYIEKDSAINDEIDKLRHSATAALSERKDVVVVSSVSCIYGLGDPIDYEDMTLSVRPGQVKDMEEVVKRLVDIQYTRNDMDFKRGTFRIRGDIVEIFPVASTDRAIRLEFFGDEIDRISEVDVLTGTALAELSHVVVFPASHYVVAPEKMKEALAKLEDELDLRVKYFKSEDKLIEAQRIKERTNFDIEMMRETGFCSGIENYSGPLSGRPPGSMPFTLIDYFPDEFLIIVDESHITIPQIGGMYAGDRSRKTTLVDYGFRLPSALDNRPLNFTEFENKIDRMLFVSATPSEYEAKHELLRTEQIIRPTGLVDPEISVRPTAGQIDDLISEVKKETEKKNKVLVTTLTKKMAEDLTDYMREAGIRVRYLHSDIDTLERSEIIRDMRLDVFDVLVGINLLREGLDIPEITLVAILDADKEGFLRSETSLIQTIGRAARNADGHVIMYADTITCSMNRAITETERRRAIQMKYNEEHGIIPQTIKKKVRDLISISKKVEEDSSKIIKDAESMSETELKAVIKELTKKMNQAAVELNFELAAKLRDEIIELKKHLVDLTAM from the coding sequence ATGGATCACTTCATTTTACATAGCGAATACGCCCCTACAGGAGACCAGCCACAGGCAATAGAAGAGCTTGTTAAAGGCTTTAAGGAAGGCAACCAGTTCCAGACTTTACTTGGGGTTACGGGTTCAGGCAAGACATTTACGATGGCAAATGTCATAGCCAAACTTAACCTGCCCACCCTTGTCATTTCACACAACAAAACCTTGGCGGCTCAGCTCTACGGTGAGTTCAAGGAATTCTTCCCTGAGAACGCAGTAGAATACTTTGTGTCGTACTACGACTATTATCAGCCTGAGGCATACGTGCCTTCATCTGACACCTATATAGAAAAGGATTCCGCCATAAATGATGAGATAGACAAGCTTCGCCACTCCGCTACAGCTGCACTATCTGAGAGAAAAGATGTTGTTGTGGTTTCAAGTGTGAGCTGTATATACGGACTCGGAGACCCTATCGACTACGAGGATATGACTCTTTCCGTGCGACCGGGGCAGGTTAAGGATATGGAAGAGGTTGTAAAGAGGCTAGTGGACATCCAGTACACCAGAAATGATATGGATTTTAAGCGTGGTACCTTTAGAATCCGAGGCGATATTGTTGAAATATTCCCTGTAGCGTCCACAGACAGAGCCATCAGGCTTGAGTTTTTTGGCGATGAGATAGACAGGATATCAGAGGTTGATGTCCTTACAGGAACTGCACTTGCAGAACTCTCCCATGTGGTAGTCTTCCCAGCTTCCCACTATGTAGTTGCCCCTGAAAAAATGAAGGAAGCCCTTGCCAAACTTGAAGATGAACTTGACCTCAGAGTAAAGTATTTTAAGAGTGAGGATAAGCTGATAGAGGCACAGCGTATCAAAGAAAGAACTAATTTTGACATAGAAATGATGAGGGAAACAGGATTTTGCTCCGGTATAGAGAACTACTCAGGCCCTCTTTCGGGAAGACCGCCGGGCAGTATGCCTTTTACCCTTATCGACTATTTTCCAGACGAATTCCTCATTATAGTGGATGAGTCACATATCACGATTCCTCAGATAGGGGGAATGTATGCAGGAGACCGTTCGAGGAAGACCACGCTTGTAGACTATGGCTTCAGACTACCTTCAGCCCTTGACAACAGACCTCTTAATTTTACCGAATTTGAAAATAAAATAGACCGTATGCTCTTCGTATCTGCAACTCCTTCAGAATATGAGGCAAAGCATGAGCTTCTTAGGACTGAGCAGATAATAAGGCCGACAGGACTTGTGGATCCGGAAATCAGTGTAAGACCTACAGCGGGGCAGATTGACGACTTGATAAGCGAGGTAAAAAAGGAAACTGAGAAGAAAAATAAGGTTCTTGTAACCACCCTTACCAAGAAGATGGCAGAAGATCTCACCGACTATATGAGGGAGGCTGGTATAAGGGTAAGATATCTGCACTCCGACATAGATACCCTCGAAAGGTCAGAGATTATAAGGGATATGAGACTTGATGTCTTTGATGTACTGGTTGGTATCAACCTCTTAAGGGAGGGACTTGATATACCTGAGATTACTCTGGTAGCAATCCTTGATGCAGACAAGGAGGGCTTCCTTCGTTCGGAAACTTCCCTAATCCAGACCATAGGCAGGGCTGCAAGAAATGCCGATGGCCACGTAATAATGTATGCAGATACAATCACCTGCTCTATGAACAGGGCTATTACGGAGACAGAGAGAAGACGTGCCATCCAGATGAAGTACAATGAGGAGCATGGAATCATTCCTCAGACGATAAAGAAGAAGGTTCGTGACCTTATCAGCATATCTAAGAAGGTTGAGGAAGACAGCTCCAAGATAATAAAGGATGCTGAATCTATGAGCGAGACTGAGCTTAAGGCTGTTATCAAGGAACTTACCAAGAAGATGAATCAGGCAGCAGTTGAGCTGAACTTCGAACTGGCTGCCAAGCTTAGAGATGAGATTATAGAACTTAAGAAGCATTTGGTTGATTTGACGGCTATGTAA
- a CDS encoding VanW family protein — protein sequence MKKRKLFCEISPFTYEISLCKERIKRRVRDFKNVTRFAKEKKTEKLPVLLYEHKSLMRRRLGGVRQDLQENKVVNLGLAAPKVSGILIKPGETFSFWKLVGNCTANKGYKEGMTISLGKVSEGVGGGMCQFTNLLHWMVLHTPLTITEHHHHDGFDLFPDFGRQVPFGTGTSIFYNHIDYRFRNDTDQTFQILVYTTKEYLCGEIRSEKELYVSYHVYIKDEKFVREGEDIYRVGKVYRRCNDKNTGRLLSEELLKENHAKVMYEIEEEKANVENS from the coding sequence ATGAAGAAACGAAAACTATTTTGTGAAATTTCTCCATTTACATATGAAATTTCCTTGTGTAAAGAAAGAATCAAGAGAAGAGTAAGGGATTTTAAGAATGTAACTAGATTTGCAAAGGAAAAGAAGACAGAGAAGCTTCCTGTCCTACTTTACGAGCATAAGTCCTTGATGAGGAGAAGACTTGGAGGTGTAAGGCAGGATTTACAGGAGAATAAGGTGGTGAATCTTGGCTTGGCGGCACCTAAGGTTTCAGGGATATTGATTAAGCCTGGTGAGACCTTTTCGTTTTGGAAACTTGTGGGCAATTGTACTGCGAATAAAGGCTACAAAGAGGGGATGACCATTTCTCTTGGAAAGGTTTCGGAAGGAGTTGGCGGTGGAATGTGCCAATTTACCAATCTACTGCACTGGATGGTGCTTCATACACCTCTTACTATCACTGAACACCACCATCATGACGGCTTTGACCTCTTTCCAGACTTTGGGAGACAGGTTCCTTTTGGGACGGGAACTTCCATTTTCTACAATCATATAGACTATAGATTTAGAAATGATACAGACCAGACCTTTCAGATTCTTGTGTATACAACTAAAGAGTACCTCTGTGGAGAGATTCGCTCTGAAAAGGAATTGTACGTGAGCTATCACGTGTATATAAAGGACGAAAAGTTTGTGCGTGAGGGAGAGGACATTTACAGGGTTGGAAAGGTATATAGAAGGTGTAATGACAAAAATACAGGAAGGCTTTTATCTGAGGAGCTATTGAAGGAAAATCATGCTAAGGTGATGTATGAGATTGAAGAGGAAAAGGCTAACGTGGAAAATAGCTAA
- a CDS encoding PDDEXK nuclease domain-containing protein — protein sequence MKELTSEYQTKLEFIKNPVIAEFLGMKEDTSFLESDLEQCIIDNLQKFLMELGKGYAFVARQQHIHTEKEDYYIDLVFYNYILKCFVLIDLKTKKITHQDIGQMDMYIRMYDDLKRGEGDNPTLGIVLCADTDEDIAKYSILHGNEQLFASKYKLYLPTEEELRAEIETQKEMFSIQVENKKNED from the coding sequence ATGAAGGAATTAACTTCCGAATATCAGACAAAGCTTGAATTCATTAAGAACCCTGTTATTGCTGAATTTCTGGGTATGAAAGAGGATACGTCTTTTCTGGAGTCTGACCTAGAGCAATGCATTATAGATAATCTTCAGAAGTTTCTGATGGAACTTGGAAAAGGCTATGCTTTTGTAGCAAGACAGCAGCACATTCATACAGAGAAGGAAGATTATTATATTGATCTTGTTTTCTACAATTATATTTTGAAATGCTTTGTACTTATTGATTTGAAGACAAAGAAAATTACGCATCAGGATATAGGACAGATGGATATGTATATTCGAATGTATGATGATCTCAAACGTGGGGAAGGAGATAATCCAACTCTTGGTATTGTGCTATGTGCGGATACAGATGAAGATATAGCCAAGTATTCAATTCTTCATGGAAACGAGCAGTTATTTGCATCGAAATATAAGTTATATCTTCCAACAGAAGAAGAATTGCGTGCGGAGATTGAAACACAGAAGGAAATGTTTAGTATTCAGGTAGAAAATAAGAAAAATGAAGATTAG
- a CDS encoding LlaJI family restriction endonuclease, producing MISEFVREQKRYTQKELCQILKCSEEYVVSLIRKLKEFGVLKAVKSSYVQKNMADLLEEDIEVVDVEVGENEYLYVFTFVGVIVAVGRVLKCYPKYLLNVKEPADELRKVIKVLEKYNSKEQIVRMFNDSSESSSFNLLAVLLFLLQDYFENGVYTNTEDIIECNGSGEILWDKTINETFTLLSENRPYYTELQTRKRVTNDFDYFKRLHECVVTMASKELQDAELLNLFEMSGIDLTDEELEDFGDKEYILYRIENELNTQFNTRKQLVLKTMYAYIDRRGSLCDTDCLSLFGTNSFNLVWEKVCADIMDNQLDVALGALKLPVPLKDGYNRRQKLIELIEKPLWTLTGKCAKDTLIPDLISICKVSGQYQFIIFDAKYYNAHLEKGIAPTDQPGIESVTKQYLYQLAYQKFIDEHEFASVKNCFLLPTENSEIEDKGEVRMQMLSSLGLQDVKTRLIPATMAYDLYLSGRKMDIDTLKL from the coding sequence ATGATCTCTGAATTTGTACGAGAACAGAAAAGATATACGCAAAAAGAATTATGTCAGATTTTAAAGTGCAGTGAAGAATATGTGGTTTCGTTAATCAGAAAGCTGAAAGAATTTGGTGTTCTTAAAGCAGTAAAATCTTCTTATGTACAGAAAAATATGGCAGATTTGCTGGAAGAGGATATCGAGGTGGTTGATGTGGAGGTTGGAGAAAACGAATATCTCTATGTCTTTACTTTCGTTGGGGTTATTGTCGCAGTAGGAAGAGTCCTGAAGTGTTATCCGAAGTATCTTCTGAATGTAAAGGAACCCGCGGATGAACTGCGAAAGGTCATTAAGGTTTTGGAAAAATACAATTCCAAAGAGCAGATTGTTCGTATGTTTAATGACAGTAGTGAAAGCAGTTCATTTAATCTGTTGGCTGTGCTACTGTTCCTTCTACAAGATTACTTCGAAAATGGAGTTTATACCAATACGGAGGATATCATTGAGTGTAACGGCTCTGGTGAAATTCTGTGGGATAAAACCATCAACGAAACTTTTACATTGCTGTCAGAAAATCGTCCATATTATACAGAACTTCAAACTCGTAAGAGGGTCACTAATGATTTTGATTATTTCAAGAGACTTCATGAGTGCGTGGTGACAATGGCATCAAAAGAACTCCAGGATGCAGAACTGCTTAACTTATTTGAAATGTCAGGCATTGATCTTACTGATGAAGAATTGGAAGATTTTGGTGATAAAGAATATATCCTATATCGAATTGAAAATGAACTTAACACTCAGTTCAACACAAGGAAACAACTAGTTTTGAAGACAATGTACGCTTATATCGATAGAAGAGGAAGTCTCTGCGATACAGATTGTTTGTCATTATTTGGGACAAATAGTTTCAATCTAGTATGGGAAAAAGTCTGTGCAGACATTATGGATAATCAATTAGATGTTGCACTTGGTGCTTTAAAGCTTCCTGTTCCTTTGAAAGATGGCTATAACAGAAGGCAGAAGCTGATTGAACTAATAGAGAAACCATTATGGACACTTACAGGAAAATGTGCGAAAGATACATTGATTCCAGATTTAATTTCCATTTGCAAAGTCAGTGGCCAATATCAATTCATCATATTTGATGCGAAATATTATAATGCTCATTTGGAAAAGGGAATTGCTCCGACAGATCAACCGGGCATAGAGTCGGTTACCAAGCAGTATCTATATCAATTGGCGTATCAAAAGTTCATAGATGAACATGAATTTGCGTCTGTAAAGAACTGTTTTCTGTTGCCCACAGAAAATAGTGAGATAGAAGATAAAGGAGAAGTTCGAATGCAGATGCTTTCTAGTCTCGGACTTCAAGACGTTAAAACAAGGTTGATTCCTGCAACAATGGCATATGATTTATACCTTTCAGGAAGAAAAATGGATATCGATACTTTGAAATTATAA
- a CDS encoding DNA cytosine methyltransferase, with amino-acid sequence MKYRMIDLFAGCGGLTEGFMQTGDYAEVAAVEWLKPQVNTLRKRLKERWGEKDADDRVMHFDIQREEELFHGWDDEEFGVGKGLDFYASQVPKIDLIIGGPPCQAYSVAGRVRDENGMKDDYRNYLFEHYLSVVNRYKPKLFIFENVPGILSASPDGRHITELITKGFDSIGYQITGDLKKAIVNAAEYGVPQNRNRVIIVGLNKEYYPEPQKVLDKFYDEILTQYKSDRLFTVREAIGDLPKLMPLFDEGHHKKRISHTTPECPISWHVPRYSNLRDMDTFRILEEDVESGRREYDSKKISELYEQKIGSKSPIHRYHVLEPDEPSTTIIAHLYKDGNRFIHYDSVQQRTITVREAARLQSFPDDFEFVGSRGNAYQMIGNAVPPRLAKAIASAVRKLLEEI; translated from the coding sequence ATGAAGTATAGAATGATTGACCTATTTGCCGGATGCGGTGGACTTACTGAGGGCTTCATGCAGACGGGAGATTATGCTGAAGTGGCTGCCGTGGAATGGCTCAAGCCTCAAGTGAATACACTTAGAAAAAGATTGAAAGAGAGGTGGGGCGAAAAAGATGCAGATGATCGAGTAATGCATTTTGATATACAAAGAGAAGAAGAACTGTTTCATGGATGGGATGATGAAGAGTTCGGAGTCGGTAAAGGACTGGATTTTTATGCAAGTCAAGTTCCTAAAATAGATTTAATTATTGGTGGACCTCCTTGCCAGGCATATTCGGTTGCAGGACGAGTTAGAGACGAAAATGGAATGAAGGATGATTATCGTAATTATCTTTTTGAACATTATTTGAGTGTTGTTAATAGATATAAACCGAAATTATTCATTTTTGAGAATGTTCCGGGAATATTAAGTGCATCGCCAGATGGTAGACATATAACTGAATTGATAACAAAAGGGTTTGATAGCATAGGTTATCAGATTACTGGTGACTTAAAAAAGGCCATTGTGAATGCAGCAGAATATGGTGTACCACAGAATAGGAACAGAGTAATTATTGTTGGGCTAAATAAAGAATATTATCCGGAACCTCAAAAGGTTCTTGATAAATTTTATGATGAAATTTTAACCCAATATAAGAGTGATCGGTTGTTTACAGTAAGAGAGGCTATAGGAGATTTGCCAAAGCTTATGCCGCTTTTTGATGAGGGGCATCATAAAAAGAGGATATCCCATACAACTCCGGAATGTCCTATCTCTTGGCATGTACCCCGATACAGTAATCTAAGAGATATGGATACCTTTAGAATCTTAGAGGAAGATGTTGAGTCAGGACGAAGAGAATACGACAGTAAAAAAATAAGTGAATTATATGAACAAAAAATTGGTTCCAAATCGCCAATCCATAGGTATCATGTTCTTGAGCCGGATGAACCGAGTACAACAATAATTGCACACCTGTATAAGGACGGGAATAGATTTATACATTATGATTCCGTACAACAAAGAACTATTACTGTTAGAGAAGCCGCAAGATTACAATCATTCCCAGATGATTTTGAATTTGTAGGAAGTAGAGGTAATGCGTACCAAATGATAGGTAATGCAGTACCACCCAGGCTTGCAAAAGCAATAGCTAGTGCGGTAAGAAAACTGCTGGAGGAGATTTAA
- a CDS encoding DNA cytosine methyltransferase, with protein MRKKFTCVDLFSGAGGLSRGFLDAGYDVVLGVDFDDAALKTFKANHGSAEAMKLDLFDHSNIDKIIKFLDEKNIKLDVLVGGPPCQGFSIAGPRDTNDKRNSLYLAMVKLADRLKPQAVVLENVPGMIQTNGGIGAKRIVQDFAEIGYKMTPKLLYAPDYGIPQIRKRVFFVGLRDSNEEFEFPLATCDKDNYVTCVDAIDDLPSLQTEAGEIIYGDEIQDYRTPARTEYQNLMRKNTKLVQNHIGSIPIEKTKKMISLVPEGKNYKALPEEYRGLYKYHEALTRYHSQKPSLTINTGHRSHFHYLYNRIPTVRESARLQSFPDDFIFYGNKSQQYKQVGNAVPPMLGQVIATKLIEYLQGDDR; from the coding sequence ATGAGAAAAAAATTTACCTGTGTTGACCTGTTTTCAGGTGCTGGTGGATTATCAAGAGGATTTTTAGATGCTGGATATGATGTTGTATTAGGTGTTGATTTTGACGATGCAGCATTAAAAACTTTCAAAGCAAATCATGGTAGTGCAGAAGCCATGAAATTAGATTTGTTTGACCACAGTAATATAGATAAAATTATTAAGTTTTTGGACGAGAAAAATATAAAGCTTGATGTTTTGGTGGGTGGGCCTCCTTGTCAGGGATTTTCTATTGCCGGACCAAGGGATACGAATGACAAAAGAAATTCATTGTATCTTGCTATGGTAAAACTCGCAGATAGATTAAAACCACAGGCTGTTGTATTGGAGAATGTTCCTGGAATGATTCAGACTAATGGTGGCATTGGTGCAAAACGAATTGTCCAAGATTTTGCAGAAATTGGATATAAAATGACGCCAAAACTTTTATATGCTCCAGATTATGGAATTCCACAAATAAGAAAAAGAGTTTTCTTTGTTGGTTTAAGAGATTCAAATGAGGAGTTTGAATTTCCGTTAGCAACATGTGATAAGGACAATTATGTTACATGTGTTGATGCAATAGATGATTTACCAAGTTTGCAAACTGAGGCTGGGGAGATAATTTATGGTGATGAAATACAAGATTACAGAACCCCAGCTAGAACAGAATATCAAAATCTTATGAGAAAGAATACTAAGTTGGTACAAAATCATATCGGGAGTATACCGATTGAAAAGACAAAAAAAATGATTTCTCTTGTTCCTGAAGGAAAAAATTATAAGGCATTACCAGAAGAATATAGAGGGTTATATAAGTACCACGAAGCGTTGACACGATACCATAGTCAGAAACCATCACTGACGATTAATACAGGACATAGATCACATTTTCATTATCTGTATAACAGAATTCCTACAGTTAGGGAGAGCGCCAGATTGCAGAGTTTTCCAGATGATTTTATCTTTTATGGAAACAAATCTCAACAGTATAAACAAGTTGGAAATGCGGTTCCTCCTATGCTGGGACAGGTGATTGCGACAAAATTAATAGAATATTTGCAAGGTGATGATAGATGA
- a CDS encoding helix-turn-helix domain-containing protein produces MNKIMEDKWINTDEAAEYLGVKATTVREWIKKENGIPTHKIGRCWKFKKDELDEWVKSGKSAE; encoded by the coding sequence ATGAATAAAATTATGGAAGACAAATGGATAAATACAGATGAAGCAGCAGAATATCTTGGTGTAAAGGCTACTACAGTTCGTGAATGGATAAAAAAAGAAAATGGAATACCTACACATAAAATAGGTCGTTGTTGGAAGTTTAAAAAAGATGAACTTGATGAGTGGGTCAAAAGTGGAAAAAGTGCAGAATAA
- a CDS encoding DEAD/DEAH box helicase family protein: MAFKTRKTEEFFYSSPQEMYQDNKLKKIMGPLDYQATMLEEYNKNMDKKTVALELPTGSGKTLVGLLIGEYRRRKNKEKILFLCPTNQLVNQVVEQSNMKYGLKAVSFCGKQKDYLPTDKNRFLMADAIGVTTYSSFFARHSFFDDVDVIIMDDVHSCEDYIISNWTVQIDSKSTTFSEVLELVKPYISETDYQYLLEDEYSSDVAAWCNMLPMPLVLDRLNEFQEILRQGMEKGNSNYYAYQNISENLKECNIYFANRKILIRPWVAPTMFFDAFVNAKQRILMSATLGKSGELERITGIEKIFKLPIVNDWDKKGLGRKFFTFPDLSLGADEHENVIKQLQNLCKKSVFLVPDIKSVDKIKKIFEENLESTKIFEAEDIEKSKNLFVDIPEATVILANRFDGMDFSDDESRLLFILNLPKTTNLQEKFLITRMGASKLYAERIRTRIIQAVGRCSRNASDYSIVCVMGDTIQNDLTKKEKIKLFAPELRAEIQFGLDNSLDYSTVNDVLEQAKDFLNRTAEWQKAEEYIVDLRQEYWNEKNTTEEQINKKLHESAILEVKFQCSIWKKDYKSAFDYASSIVGNLNAPVLNGYKCFWNYMAGCMAYYLFQNGEKEYKTQGVQFLSDALKENISIRWLSGLQEKLFSVKSEDVKDADFFFDCIERIESVFSSIPTLQKMEEKIKSILNNLKSLDGNKFEIGHKEFGELLGFISENPNSTGAPDPYWIINENNLVVSEDKIYEEKEPVKKVPISDVSEAGRHRAWIVEHERRITKSANIYTVLITNSTGIDDDARIYAEDIYYVNRNEYVDWAVKSLNVIRRVWNTFSDIGESEWREAVHKEFIIAGITPKDYLNFVCSKKLKDI, from the coding sequence ATGGCTTTTAAGACACGAAAAACAGAGGAATTTTTTTACTCATCACCACAAGAAATGTATCAAGATAATAAACTAAAAAAGATAATGGGTCCTTTAGATTATCAGGCAACCATGTTAGAGGAATACAACAAAAATATGGATAAAAAAACAGTTGCCCTAGAACTACCAACTGGAAGTGGAAAAACATTAGTAGGATTACTAATAGGTGAATATAGAAGGCGTAAAAACAAAGAAAAGATATTGTTTTTGTGCCCAACAAATCAATTGGTGAATCAAGTAGTTGAACAATCAAACATGAAATATGGATTGAAAGCGGTTTCTTTTTGTGGTAAGCAGAAAGATTATTTACCAACAGATAAAAATAGATTTCTTATGGCAGATGCAATTGGGGTTACAACATATAGTTCCTTTTTTGCACGGCATTCTTTTTTTGATGATGTGGATGTCATAATAATGGATGATGTCCATTCCTGTGAAGACTATATTATATCGAACTGGACTGTTCAGATAGATAGTAAAAGTACAACTTTTAGTGAAGTTTTAGAACTGGTAAAACCATATATTAGTGAAACGGATTACCAATATTTGCTAGAGGATGAGTATAGTTCTGATGTTGCAGCATGGTGTAATATGTTGCCAATGCCTTTAGTATTAGATAGACTTAATGAATTTCAAGAAATTTTGAGACAAGGCATGGAAAAGGGAAACTCAAATTATTACGCGTATCAGAATATATCAGAAAATTTGAAAGAATGTAATATATATTTTGCAAATAGAAAAATTCTCATACGCCCTTGGGTAGCACCAACTATGTTTTTTGATGCATTTGTTAATGCGAAGCAGAGAATATTGATGTCTGCAACATTAGGAAAAAGTGGTGAGCTGGAACGAATCACAGGCATTGAGAAAATTTTTAAATTACCAATAGTGAATGACTGGGATAAAAAAGGACTGGGAAGAAAGTTTTTTACCTTTCCAGATTTATCATTGGGAGCAGATGAGCACGAAAATGTAATTAAACAACTCCAGAATTTGTGCAAGAAAAGTGTCTTTCTTGTTCCAGATATAAAATCAGTAGATAAAATTAAAAAAATTTTTGAAGAGAATCTTGAGAGTACAAAAATTTTTGAGGCAGAGGACATAGAAAAATCGAAAAACCTATTTGTAGATATTCCAGAGGCAACGGTTATTTTGGCAAATCGTTTTGATGGCATGGATTTTTCCGATGATGAGAGCAGATTGTTATTCATTTTGAATTTACCGAAAACTACCAATTTGCAGGAAAAATTTTTGATTACAAGAATGGGAGCATCAAAACTATATGCAGAAAGAATACGAACGAGGATAATTCAGGCTGTAGGGAGATGTTCAAGAAATGCTAGTGATTATTCTATTGTTTGTGTAATGGGGGATACTATTCAGAATGATCTGACTAAGAAGGAAAAGATTAAGCTGTTTGCACCAGAGTTGAGGGCAGAAATTCAATTTGGTTTAGATAACTCCCTGGACTATTCAACTGTAAACGATGTGTTAGAACAGGCTAAAGATTTCTTAAATCGAACTGCTGAATGGCAAAAAGCTGAAGAGTATATTGTTGATTTGAGGCAAGAATATTGGAATGAAAAAAACACGACAGAGGAGCAAATTAATAAAAAATTACATGAGTCAGCAATCCTGGAAGTGAAATTTCAATGTTCAATATGGAAAAAAGATTATAAATCAGCATTTGACTATGCCAGCAGTATTGTTGGAAATCTAAATGCACCTGTGTTAAATGGATATAAATGCTTTTGGAATTATATGGCGGGATGTATGGCTTATTACTTGTTTCAAAATGGGGAAAAAGAGTATAAGACACAAGGAGTACAATTTTTATCTGATGCATTAAAAGAAAATATAAGTATAAGATGGCTTTCAGGATTACAAGAAAAACTATTTTCTGTTAAAAGTGAAGATGTTAAAGATGCAGACTTTTTCTTTGATTGTATTGAAAGAATAGAAAGTGTTTTTTCATCTATACCAACGCTACAAAAAATGGAGGAAAAAATCAAGAGCATTTTAAATAATTTGAAATCACTTGATGGAAACAAATTTGAAATAGGACATAAAGAATTTGGTGAATTGCTAGGATTTATTTCAGAAAACCCTAACAGTACTGGTGCACCGGATCCATACTGGATAATTAATGAAAACAATTTAGTTGTTTCAGAAGATAAAATCTATGAGGAAAAAGAACCGGTGAAAAAGGTTCCAATATCAGATGTCAGTGAAGCCGGAAGGCATCGAGCTTGGATTGTTGAACATGAGAGAAGAATAACAAAAAGTGCTAATATATATACAGTTTTAATTACCAACTCAACTGGTATTGATGATGATGCACGCATATATGCTGAAGATATATATTATGTAAATAGAAATGAGTATGTTGATTGGGCTGTTAAATCACTTAATGTCATTCGGAGAGTATGGAATACATTTTCGGATATAGGAGAGAGTGAATGGAGAGAAGCAGTTCACAAAGAGTTCATAATTGCAGGTATAACGCCTAAAGATTATTTGAATTTTGTGTGCAGTAAAAAACTAAAAGATATATAG
- a CDS encoding HD domain-containing protein encodes MIKNIEPNNTSLECDGNEKITYTSKDESLLESARLLSKQAHSNQVDKAGVDYFTGHIQTVVNSVHTHKEKIVAYLHDTVEDTEVTIEMIYEEFGKEIGDAVKAITKPKKLDYTKYIEGIKANELARAVKIADLKHNMDLTRLKEVREKDIKRVEKYRKALGVLEGGGVRIYLG; translated from the coding sequence ATGATTAAAAATATTGAGCCAAACAATACAAGCCTTGAATGTGATGGAAATGAGAAAATAACGTATACATCAAAAGATGAATCTCTGCTTGAATCAGCTAGGTTATTATCTAAACAAGCACATAGTAATCAGGTTGATAAGGCAGGGGTTGATTATTTTACAGGCCATATTCAAACCGTTGTTAATTCAGTTCACACACATAAGGAGAAGATAGTAGCCTATCTCCATGATACAGTAGAAGATACAGAAGTAACTATAGAGATGATATACGAAGAATTTGGCAAAGAAATAGGAGATGCAGTTAAAGCAATCACAAAGCCAAAAAAACTTGATTACACTAAGTATATCGAAGGAATCAAAGCCAACGAACTGGCTAGAGCAGTAAAAATAGCTGACTTAAAGCACAATATGGACTTGACGAGGCTTAAGGAGGTTAGGGAAAAGGATATAAAGAGGGTAGAGAAGTATAGGAAGGCGCTTGGGGTGCTGGAGGGGGGAGGAGTGAGAATATATCTAGGATGA